A region from the Beduinella massiliensis genome encodes:
- the sleB gene encoding spore cortex-lytic enzyme has translation MSRQMKRMRMGLLLLVTCMVVCAQIAEAATVVAWGSRGDEVMRIQRRLKQWGYYDGAVDGVYGEDTYQAVVRFQKKNGLKADGAVGQSTANAMGISLSAGGGQSVTVSAGYSENEIYLLARVIHGEARGEPYVGKVAVGAVVLNRVRHPSFPNTISGVIYQAGAFDAVADGQINLTPDSESLRAARDAMNGWDPSGGCIYYYNPATSTSKWIWTREVQLSIGQHNFAI, from the coding sequence ATGAGCAGGCAAATGAAGCGCATGCGCATGGGACTCCTGCTGTTGGTGACCTGCATGGTCGTCTGCGCACAGATCGCGGAGGCGGCGACGGTCGTCGCCTGGGGCTCACGCGGCGACGAGGTGATGCGCATTCAGCGCAGGCTGAAGCAGTGGGGCTATTACGACGGCGCGGTGGACGGTGTATACGGCGAGGACACGTATCAGGCAGTCGTCCGTTTCCAGAAGAAAAACGGCCTGAAGGCGGACGGTGCAGTCGGACAATCGACGGCGAACGCGATGGGGATTTCGCTTTCCGCGGGGGGCGGACAGAGCGTGACGGTTTCCGCAGGCTACAGCGAAAATGAGATCTACCTGTTGGCTCGCGTCATCCACGGCGAGGCGCGCGGGGAACCGTACGTCGGCAAGGTGGCCGTCGGCGCGGTGGTGCTCAACCGGGTGCGCCATCCCTCCTTTCCCAACACCATTTCAGGCGTCATCTATCAGGCGGGCGCGTTTGACGCGGTTGCGGACGGCCAGATCAACCTGACCCCGGACAGCGAATCGCTGCGCGCCGCGCGCGACGCGATGAACGGATGGGATCCGTCCGGCGGCTGCATCTATTATTACAACCCTGCGACCTCCACGAGCAAATGGATTTGGACGCGCGAGGTGCAGCTGAGCATCGGCCAGCATAACTTTGCTATATGA
- a CDS encoding stage II sporulation protein R: MGRLLCALSLAAALCLTPLHAPKDSALGLALSNNELIRIHVIARSDEPADQAVKLKVRDAVLASFGTALSKETYEAASRAIEENLAAIEQTARETARAEGFDGSVEASFGLCDFPTRVYGGETVPAGTYPALRIVLGGGGGRNWWCVLYPSLCLIEDGSDAAADTAQPLGEGAPDEPVHWTSILKRIFCGEDESI, from the coding sequence ATGGGTCGTCTTTTGTGTGCGCTCAGTCTGGCGGCAGCGCTATGCCTTACGCCGCTGCATGCGCCGAAGGATTCCGCGCTCGGGCTGGCGCTTTCAAACAACGAGCTGATTCGCATTCACGTCATCGCGAGGAGCGACGAACCGGCGGATCAGGCTGTCAAGCTGAAGGTGCGCGACGCGGTGCTCGCGTCGTTCGGCACGGCGCTTTCAAAGGAGACCTACGAAGCGGCGAGCAGGGCGATCGAGGAGAATCTGGCGGCCATCGAACAGACCGCACGGGAAACGGCGCGCGCGGAGGGCTTTGACGGGAGCGTCGAAGCAAGCTTTGGACTGTGCGATTTTCCTACGCGCGTGTACGGCGGGGAGACGGTGCCCGCAGGCACATATCCGGCGCTGCGCATCGTGCTGGGCGGAGGCGGCGGGCGCAACTGGTGGTGCGTGCTCTATCCGTCGCTATGTCTGATCGAGGATGGCAGCGACGCGGCGGCGGACACGGCGCAGCCGCTCGGCGAGGGGGCGCCCGACGAACCCGTGCACTGGACGTCCATTCTGAAGCGGATCTTTTGCGGGGAGGATGAATCGATATGA
- a CDS encoding 4-(cytidine 5'-diphospho)-2-C-methyl-D-erythritol kinase: protein MLRIQARAKINWTLDVRGKREDGYHELDMLMQSVTLADTLTIEEAPELTLEVGRGGRVPSDKGNLVLKAAQQLLAATGTRRGARLWLGKRIPVAAGMGGGSADAAAVLVGLNRLWRCGLTEAELECIGLGVGADVPFCVRGGLQRARGVGEKLTPLPCARQIWLVVIQPCRGLSTRDVFGRLHEQDGAQMRRPQTDRAQQALASGDLRMLCQSLGNTLQPVAQALRPEIGLAIEALRAQGAVAAQMTGSGSAVFGVFLNARTARAAWQKLRFTYRACYMTASADAGMEIQEIRP, encoded by the coding sequence ATGCTGCGCATACAGGCCCGCGCGAAGATCAACTGGACGTTGGACGTCCGGGGAAAACGCGAAGATGGTTACCATGAACTGGATATGCTGATGCAGTCCGTGACGCTGGCGGATACGCTCACGATCGAGGAAGCGCCGGAGCTGACGCTCGAGGTGGGCAGAGGCGGACGCGTGCCGTCCGACAAGGGAAACCTCGTGCTGAAGGCCGCGCAGCAGCTTCTCGCCGCGACCGGCACGCGCCGGGGGGCGAGGCTCTGGCTGGGAAAGCGCATCCCGGTCGCGGCGGGCATGGGCGGCGGCAGCGCGGACGCGGCCGCCGTGCTGGTGGGACTCAACCGTCTGTGGCGCTGCGGTTTGACGGAGGCGGAGCTGGAATGCATCGGCCTTGGCGTGGGCGCGGACGTCCCCTTCTGCGTGCGGGGCGGTCTGCAGCGCGCGCGGGGGGTGGGGGAGAAGCTCACCCCGCTGCCCTGCGCGCGCCAGATCTGGCTGGTCGTCATCCAGCCGTGCCGGGGTCTTTCGACGCGCGATGTGTTTGGCAGGCTGCACGAGCAGGACGGCGCGCAGATGCGGCGGCCGCAGACGGATCGGGCGCAGCAGGCATTGGCCTCAGGTGACCTGCGTATGTTGTGTCAGTCGCTGGGCAACACGCTTCAGCCCGTCGCGCAGGCGCTGCGCCCGGAGATCGGGCTGGCGATTGAGGCGCTGCGGGCGCAGGGAGCAGTCGCGGCGCAGATGACGGGCAGCGGATCGGCGGTCTTCGGCGTCTTCCTCAACGCGCGCACGGCGCGCGCCGCCTGGCAGAAGCTGCGCTTTACCTATCGCGCGTGCTATATGACGGCCAGCGCGGACGCCGGCATGGAAATTCAGGAGATACGCCCCTGA
- a CDS encoding DUF3794 domain-containing protein produces MDWQIERESVEAERLVANLQQQAMIDGEVALPGSMRDPVTVLSVQAQAVPGTAEVQNDKLTLSGQVVFHVLYTQGDLTRVQVIETGCDFHQIIESPGVTPRMQLDWSVGVEDAGAKANGGRLALTAALTFSAVVTTAAPVDAITDITGSSVLKTKRQQLHLCRTTATGSEKGLIREEFDLPAALGIEDTLYATANARVEDVVGGDGRVTVTGTVELTVYHAGKTGHPLVVTRHSTPFEQAVTLQTGDDDEIDARVQIVDVMVDSMEAGEDARILRAEVELLVSVRATERSECTLLDDAYTTEGEQVVPQRRTVEIHTDDLTCAARESGKLMIAMPDDAQPIGTMLAAFVQPAVGTRENVNGRLRVDGMLGVTLCYLPMDSDVPVSVHQDVPFSMQFVCDLPSSAAITLECVEAVASAITSDRAEVRFILALEGMEYCAQPFGIITDIETMQVPEESGGIILYYPKDCETSWDVAKRYRIGEETLTAFNPKLQDVRPGEPIVILKRGAMEA; encoded by the coding sequence ATGGATTGGCAGATTGAGCGCGAAAGCGTTGAAGCGGAACGGCTGGTGGCGAACCTGCAGCAGCAGGCAATGATCGACGGGGAGGTCGCGCTCCCGGGAAGCATGCGGGATCCGGTGACCGTGCTTAGCGTGCAGGCGCAGGCGGTTCCGGGCACGGCGGAGGTTCAAAACGACAAGCTCACCCTTTCGGGTCAGGTCGTGTTTCACGTCCTTTACACGCAGGGGGATCTGACGCGCGTACAGGTGATTGAGACGGGATGCGACTTTCACCAGATCATCGAATCCCCGGGCGTCACGCCGCGCATGCAGCTCGACTGGAGCGTCGGCGTGGAGGACGCGGGCGCGAAGGCAAACGGCGGCAGGCTCGCGCTGACGGCGGCGCTGACGTTCTCGGCGGTCGTGACGACCGCCGCTCCCGTCGATGCGATCACCGATATCACAGGTTCCTCCGTGCTCAAGACGAAGCGCCAGCAGCTGCATCTGTGCCGCACGACGGCGACGGGAAGTGAAAAGGGACTGATCCGAGAGGAGTTCGACCTGCCCGCAGCCCTGGGCATCGAGGACACGCTCTACGCGACGGCCAACGCACGCGTTGAGGACGTGGTCGGCGGGGACGGCCGTGTGACGGTGACGGGTACGGTCGAGCTGACCGTCTACCACGCAGGCAAGACGGGGCATCCGCTCGTGGTGACGCGCCACAGCACGCCCTTTGAGCAGGCCGTCACACTGCAAACGGGCGACGACGACGAGATCGACGCGCGCGTACAAATTGTGGACGTCATGGTCGATTCCATGGAGGCGGGGGAGGACGCGCGCATCCTGCGCGCGGAGGTGGAACTGCTCGTCAGCGTCCGGGCGACCGAACGGTCGGAATGCACGCTGCTCGACGACGCCTACACGACGGAGGGGGAGCAGGTGGTGCCGCAGCGCCGGACGGTGGAGATACACACCGACGACCTGACCTGCGCCGCGCGGGAGAGCGGCAAGCTGATGATCGCCATGCCGGACGACGCACAGCCGATCGGCACGATGCTGGCGGCCTTCGTGCAGCCGGCGGTGGGCACGCGCGAAAACGTGAACGGACGCCTGCGGGTGGATGGTATGCTGGGGGTGACGCTCTGCTACCTGCCGATGGATTCCGACGTGCCTGTGTCGGTTCATCAGGACGTGCCGTTTTCCATGCAGTTCGTCTGCGACCTGCCGTCGAGCGCGGCAATCACCTTGGAATGCGTCGAAGCGGTGGCGTCGGCCATCACGTCCGACCGGGCGGAGGTTCGCTTCATACTGGCCCTGGAGGGCATGGAATACTGCGCGCAGCCCTTTGGCATCATCACGGACATCGAGACCATGCAGGTGCCAGAGGAGTCGGGCGGTATCATCCTGTACTACCCTAAGGACTGCGAGACGTCCTGGGACGTGGCCAAGCGCTACCGCATCGGGGAGGAGACGCTGACGGCTTTCAACCCCAAGCTGCAGGACGTGCGTCCAGGCGAGCCGATCGTCATCTTAAAGCGCGGCGCGATGGAGGCTTGA